The Paenibacillus sp. BIC5C1 DNA segment AACAAACAAGTGCGGAAGTGAGAAATGTTTTTTTGATTTTCGGCTTCAGGTCTTCCCTTGCCTCCTGAATAATCGCAAAGGCAATCGCTGGAATCGCAAACATCATGATCGGGAATAACCCGGCCATAAAATACCCTGCTGTTGGATCACCCGCAAAAAATCGCGGCAAATCCCCTTGCACAATATTACCGTCTGCTGTTTCATACGTCCCCAGTTGGAACCAGAACACATTGTTAAGCAAATGATGCAGTCCGAAGGCCACCAGCACCCTGTACAAGACCCCATATATAAACAGCCCAAAACCGCCGAGACTGTATTCCCAGGTGGCGATGGCGTTCAATGCATGTTGCAAAATGGGTGCAATCCATAACATAAAGAAGGAGAACAGTGCCGAGCACAGCCCTACGATGAGCAAAACAAATCTGGAACCACCGAAAAACTGTAAGATTTCGGGCAGTTTAATACTTTTGAAGCGATTATGCGTCACCCCGGCAAGTGCGCCGAGAATAATCCCGATTAAGGAAGCAGGTTGAACGGTGCCATCCCCGAAATTGCGAGTCACCTGATCATATATCACAATACCAGCCAGAGCAGCGAGTCCCGCTTGTCCGGCCTGGTTGGAGAGTCCCAGCGCTACACCGACAGCGAACAAATACGGCAAAAAATAAAAAATACCGTGTCCGGCCACGGTAGACACTTCACCAACAACTTTCAATCCCCAGGCGTCCCAGGGCAAACTGCCAACACTCAGCAAAATTGCGGCGGCGGGCAGGACCATTGTAGGCAGCATTACCGCTCGTCCGAGCTGCTGCAAGGATCCGAGCCAATTCATGGCGACCTCTCCTTTCTATCCTAGATGGTAAGCTTTACGCAACGTTTTGTCAAAGCAAAACAGTAACCTGTTGGTAATTTATTCTATACTCCAATGATGCCACAGAAAAAATCCCGTTAACTCGAAGTTAACGGGATTTTAAGTGATCGAGATTTAACCGCGTCCAGCACCGCGCAGAACGATGGAATCCTCTACCTTGATACAACGATTCGTTACCGCTGTCATGCCGTTCTCAGCAGCAATCTGTACGGCTTCATCACTATGGATACCAAGCTGAAGCCACAATACATTTGCCTTGATTGCCGCAGCTTCACGAGCGACATCCGCGCAATATTCATTCCGGCGGAATACGTTCACGATATCTACCGGTTCAGGGATATCTGCGAGGGTTGCATATACCGTCTCACCGAGAATCTCACCTTGTACCTGTGGATTTACCGGGATGATGCGATAACCTCTGCTTTGCATGGCTTCCGCTACCATATAGGAAGTACGATCTGATTTGTCCGATAAGCCGACGACTGCGATGTTGCCTGCCTTGCGCAAAAGTTGTCCAATTTCTTCACGAGTAGGATTGTTAAATTCCATGTTCAAGCACCATCCTTTTCTGCTTAAAGTGCGTGTTCAAAAAATCGTTTTTGAACAACTTCTTAAACGTGTTATTTTACTCTTTTACCCATTGAACCGAGGCACCAAGCGCCTGCAAATGATCAAAATATTGCGGATAAGACTTGGCTACATGGTGTGCATCCCGAATACGAAGCGGTTCTTTCGAACGCAAACCAACAACGGTCAGTGCCATAATTACGCGATGATCGTAGTGAGCATTAATCTCAACGCCGCCTTCGACGCCTTCCGGACGACCATGTACGATAATCTCAGCCTGACGTTCTTCTACGTAGGCTCCTGCCTTCCGCAGTTCGTTCAAATAATCCGTAATTCGGTCACATTCCTTGTAACGTAAGTTCTCTACATTATAGAACCGTGAAGTGCCTTCCGCAAACACTGCCGCCGCTACCATGGCCAAAACCGCGTCTGTCGCGGCATCTCCATCGAATTCCACGGCTTTCAATGTACCGTTACCTTGCACGTGAACCACGTCGTTCTCATGCGTCAACGGCACTTCCATCATGCGCAGAACGTCAACAATAGCACGCTCACCTTGTTTGCTCTGTTCCATCAAACGCAAAATTTTAACATCTGATTGGGTGACAGCCGCGGCCGCGAGGACAGCTGCTGAACCCGGATAGTCTCCTTGAACTGTATATGTTTGCGGTTTATAGGCTTGGCCGCCAGGTACACGAAAGGACATATAATCATCACTCGCATGAATGACGATACCCGCTTGTTCCAGTACTTCCAGCGTCTGACCGATAACCACTTTGGATTTCAAATCGTTTAATACTTCAATCGTGCTGTCTTCGGCCAGAAGAGGAGTTACAAACAGCAACGCACTCAAATACTGGGAGCTAACCGAACCTGATACGCGAATATGTCCGCCCTTGGCCTGACCACCTTTGATGGTGATCGGCAAGCGTCCTTGTTCGTGCTGTACCTCAACACCAAGCTGACCAAGCGCATCGATCAGGTCATCATGTGGGCGTTTGCCAAGAGAATCCGGGTACGTATTGACAAACGTCACCTCAGGACAAAGTGCCGTTACCCCCATCAGGAAACGCAGCACTGCACCCGCATTACCCACATTCAATTCACGTACATCACGTGGATGGCTGCCGAAGCCTTGGATAACGATTTTGCTATCATCTTCTTCAAGTACCGCTCCAAGATCGCGAATACATCTGCGCATAGCATCGCTATCTTCACTATGAGCAGGGTAATGGATCGTACTCGTGCCTTCTGCCAGCGCAGCAGCTAGCAAATAACGTGTGGTGTAGTTTTTGGAAGACAAAGCTCCAATTTCCCCGTTCAGGGATGGGGTTGGTTTAACGATAACGTCCATGGATGAAATTCTCCTTCATTGATTATAATTTGCTTCGTTAGATGATCCTGTTACGTGTTTGGTTCAGGATACATAGGGTGTGCGGTACTGCCAAATTGACATTCCATACATCGCTTGGGTATCATTATAGGCGTTAAGTCCATACAGAAAAGAGGACCTGAATATGACACAAATTGCTGAAATTGAACCTTCTGAGCTGCGCCGCCGTTTGCAGGCGGGAGAGAAGCTGCAGATGATAGACGTCCGAGAGGACGATGAAGTCGCACAAGGCATGATCGCAGGAGCCAAACACATCCCGCTCGGACAGATTCCCGACAGACTCTCCGAAATTCAAAAGTCTGGTGAGATTGTTCTGATCTGCCGCAGTGGATACCGCAGTGAGCGTGCCTGTGAGTACTTGCAGCAGCTCGGATATGATGGTTGCACCAATATGGTTGGCGGCATGCTGCAATGGCAAGAGGAAGACTGAGTAACATCAGGATCGGCGTTATAAGGTTAGGATAGATAAATGCAATCAGCAGTTATCGATAACCACCATGCATCCTGATCCTTGCAGTCAGTCAAACGGGCCAATCGGCCCGTTTTTCATATCCATCTACCACTACGATCACATGGCTCCATTTAAACTTTAATTCCTTCGACATCTCTTCTTCCACATACACGCCATACATATTTCTTTCCTCGCTTAGACCCTGCACTCCTGTGTGTACATTCTATCCATACCTAAGACGAGAAAATGAAATGATTACAAGCTTAGACGCGGTAATGCGCTAAAATTAAACGTGTCACTTCAGAAGCGGATAACTCGGTTGTATCCACCGTGTAATGTGCAAACCGGTATGCGTCCTTCCGTTCCTGCATAATGGTCTTAATGCGTTCCTCCGCATTACCTGCCAAGAGTGGACGGTTATCACAGCCGCTGACGCGTTCTACGATCACTGCCGGATCGGCAGTCAGGGCAACCACCCAGCCGTTCTTCGACATGACGTCACAGTTGTCCGAACGCAGAACCACACCGCCTCCGGTTGCAATCACCTGTGCCTTTTTCTCTAACACCGAGCACAACATGCGACTCTCTGCATCGCGGAAATATGTCTCTCCCTTGCCTGTGAACAATTCAGGAATCGTACAGCCTTCCTCTTTCTCCACTGCGGCGTCAACATCAATCAGTCGGTAACCTAACTCGCGCGCGAGCATGTCAGCAACGGTTGATTTGCCAGTTCCCATCATGCCGATGAGAATAATATTGTTAGACTTGCTCAAGGTGTACACTCCTTTAATTCAAGCAATTCGTGAGCACTTTTGTCCTATCATAACACAGCCCTGCAGACGGGGGAAGGCCATAGTGCCCCCTTCCCTCCCAGCATCCGCAAGCACTTCCAGAGCATGTCGTAGCATGTTTATGTACTCCATACGATTTCAACGAATTCAGATAAGTTTATTTTGAATTAGAGGCGATTATAAAAATCTAACGAATCTCAGGAAACTTATTTCACAAAAACACCCTCAAAACAGCGCAATTTCGCTCCATCTGTTCTAAATAGGATCTTCTCATTTCGTTAGAGAATAGAAAAGGTTCATATTCATGAAATAAGGCTTCTCAGGTTCATAAGATGTAGGATCAACAGCTTACATATACGGTAAAAAAGAGACCTGGAGGTCATCGGTATGAACCGACTCTCCAAGTCCCCTTTCCAAGCTTCTGCCCATGCCTTTCTTCCAGCCAAGGCTCCTGATTCAGGACACTTTAGCCAACTCACACGGACTTGCATATATACGTTACTATTCCATCCAGTTGTGGTGGAAACTGCCTTCTTTGTCCACACGTTTGAACGTATGAGCGCCAAAGTAGTCACGTTGTGCTTGCAGCAGGTTCGCAGGCAAACGCTCTGTACGGTAGCTATCGTAGTAGGACAAGGCACTGGAGAACCCAGGAACCGGAACGCCTTGAGTTACCGCAGCCGCTACAACTTCACGCCATGCACCTTGGTAGGATTCTACAATGTTTTGGAAATATGGATCCAGAAGCAGGTTTTTCAGTGCTGCATCTTTGTCATACGCTTCTTTGATGTTTTGCAGGAACTGAGAACGGATGATGCAACCACCACGGAAGATCATGGCGATGTTGCCGTATTTCAGATCCCAGCCGTACTCGTCGGAAGCTGCACGCATTTGTGCAAATCCTTGTGCATAGGATACGATTTTACTTGCAAACAGCGCTTTACGCACATTCTCGATGAACGCCTTTTTGTCACCGGAGAAGGCTTCAACCGCAGGTCCGTTCAGGATTTTGCTTGCTGCCACACGCTCATCTTTCATCGCAGACAGGAAGCGGGAGAATACGGATTCGGTAATCATGGACAATGGTACGCCGAGATCCAGCGCGCTTTGGCTTGTCCATTTTCCTGTTCCTTTTTGTCCGGCTGCATCCAGAATGACATCAACCATTGGTTTGCCCGTTTCTGGATCGTATTTGGAGAAGATGTCTGCCGTGATTTCGATCAAATAGCTATCCAGCTCTCCCTGGTTCCATTCTGTAAAGATAGCGTGAAGCTCTTCAACGGACACATTTAACACAGATTTGAGCAGGTGGTAAGCTTCACCAATCAGCTGCATATCTCCGTATTCGATACCGTTATGCACCATTTTCACATAATGTCCGGCACCGTCTGGTCCAATATATGTACAACAAGGATCGTCACCGACTTTGGCCGAAATGGCTGTCAGGATCGGTTCAACCAGCTTGTACGCACTCTCTTGTCCACCAGGCATAATTGCTGGGCCTTTCAACGCGCCTTCTTCCCCACCGGATACACCTGTACCGATGAAGCGAATGCCTTTGTCTTCCAGCTCTTTGCTGCGACGTTGGGTGTCAGGGAAGTATGCGTTACCGCCATCAATGATGATGTCGCCCTCATCCAAATGAGGAAGCAGTTGTTCAATGGTAGCGTCGGTTGCATAACCAGCTTGTACCATGATCAGGATTTTGCGCGGGGATTCCAGGGATGCCACAAACTCTTCAATAGAGAATGTGCCTGTCAGGTTTTTACCTTCGGCTTCTTTCAGAAGATCGTTGGTTTTCTCCGGAGAACGGTTAAATACCGACACCGTGAAACCTCTGCTTTCAATGTTAAGGGCCAAATTTTTGCCCATTACTGCAAGTCCAATGACACCGATCTGTTGTTTCGCCATCTGGTCCTCCATCCTTTGCTCCAATTAATTTTATTGAATGAATTCTCAACAATACCCCCATTTTAACGGTTTTACGCATAGAAGTGAACCCCGGACTATGGTCACACAGCGAGAAAACACCCCAATTACCTGAGGTGTTCATCGTATTTTCATAAATACAGCGTTATATTCAGCCTTCCAGCATCAACATGTGCCCTGACAACTGCTTTAAGACTTTACGACAGGCATCTGCTTTTTCGATATTATCCGTCTGAATGGCGGCATGCAGACGCTCCAGTTCATCGTCCACTTCCATGCGCAGAAGCATGAGTCGCTCCTCACCTTCACGCGAGAGGAACATTTCTTCCATCTCTTCCGCAGTCGGCGCAGGTTCCTTTTGAAAAATAACACGCTGTTTGAACCCGGATACTTCAACGAGACGAATGACTTCACCAAACAAAATATTCTCTACAGTCATCTGCTGATCCTTAAACCGCTTCACAACGGCATGCCCGCGTGTATCCCCAATCAGCTTCTCCAACCATTCCGCAAGCTTTGCATCCTTGATAATATAATCTCCCGTCATCTTGTAATTCCCACTGCGCGTCTGTTGAAAACGGAGCTTTACCAGCTTGCGTCCGGTGCGGACTGACAGAATAAAAAAGGATTCGTCCTCGCTCCAATATAGTGAATACCCCTCACGAATAAGGTCTTTGATCAAATTTTGGATATGCCGACGGTTGAACCGCAGCTCCAGATTGCAATATTCAACTTCATAACTCTTATTCACGGCACTCCCTCCATCTGTACCGGAGATGCTCCGGCCATCTTCTTCAATCGCTTCTACTCAATCGGCTTACCCTATTTTATACTTCAT contains these protein-coding regions:
- a CDS encoding CoA-binding protein — translated: MEFNNPTREEIGQLLRKAGNIAVVGLSDKSDRTSYMVAEAMQSRGYRIIPVNPQVQGEILGETVYATLADIPEPVDIVNVFRRNEYCADVAREAAAIKANVLWLQLGIHSDEAVQIAAENGMTAVTNRCIKVEDSIVLRGAGRG
- the aroA gene encoding 3-phosphoshikimate 1-carboxyvinyltransferase, with the translated sequence MDVIVKPTPSLNGEIGALSSKNYTTRYLLAAALAEGTSTIHYPAHSEDSDAMRRCIRDLGAVLEEDDSKIVIQGFGSHPRDVRELNVGNAGAVLRFLMGVTALCPEVTFVNTYPDSLGKRPHDDLIDALGQLGVEVQHEQGRLPITIKGGQAKGGHIRVSGSVSSQYLSALLFVTPLLAEDSTIEVLNDLKSKVVIGQTLEVLEQAGIVIHASDDYMSFRVPGGQAYKPQTYTVQGDYPGSAAVLAAAAVTQSDVKILRLMEQSKQGERAIVDVLRMMEVPLTHENDVVHVQGNGTLKAVEFDGDAATDAVLAMVAAAVFAEGTSRFYNVENLRYKECDRITDYLNELRKAGAYVEERQAEIIVHGRPEGVEGGVEINAHYDHRVIMALTVVGLRSKEPLRIRDAHHVAKSYPQYFDHLQALGASVQWVKE
- a CDS encoding rhodanese-like domain-containing protein, which produces MTQIAEIEPSELRRRLQAGEKLQMIDVREDDEVAQGMIAGAKHIPLGQIPDRLSEIQKSGEIVLICRSGYRSERACEYLQQLGYDGCTNMVGGMLQWQEED
- a CDS encoding shikimate kinase, which encodes MSKSNNIILIGMMGTGKSTVADMLARELGYRLIDVDAAVEKEEGCTIPELFTGKGETYFRDAESRMLCSVLEKKAQVIATGGGVVLRSDNCDVMSKNGWVVALTADPAVIVERVSGCDNRPLLAGNAEERIKTIMQERKDAYRFAHYTVDTTELSASEVTRLILAHYRV
- the gndA gene encoding NADP-dependent phosphogluconate dehydrogenase; the encoded protein is MAKQQIGVIGLAVMGKNLALNIESRGFTVSVFNRSPEKTNDLLKEAEGKNLTGTFSIEEFVASLESPRKILIMVQAGYATDATIEQLLPHLDEGDIIIDGGNAYFPDTQRRSKELEDKGIRFIGTGVSGGEEGALKGPAIMPGGQESAYKLVEPILTAISAKVGDDPCCTYIGPDGAGHYVKMVHNGIEYGDMQLIGEAYHLLKSVLNVSVEELHAIFTEWNQGELDSYLIEITADIFSKYDPETGKPMVDVILDAAGQKGTGKWTSQSALDLGVPLSMITESVFSRFLSAMKDERVAASKILNGPAVEAFSGDKKAFIENVRKALFASKIVSYAQGFAQMRAASDEYGWDLKYGNIAMIFRGGCIIRSQFLQNIKEAYDKDAALKNLLLDPYFQNIVESYQGAWREVVAAAVTQGVPVPGFSSALSYYDSYRTERLPANLLQAQRDYFGAHTFKRVDKEGSFHHNWME